TGTCCTTATACTTGATCTCAAAACTAAGTTTGACAAGGTGGTGTCTTTTAATAGCAATTCACTCATGGATTCGCTACTTTAAAGTTtaactttccattaaaaaaataagctgAAGCCATTAAAATGTAATGGGCCAAATTTTTTCTCGgtataattccattgaaatcagtggagttacatcaggaaggaattttgccCTCAGTTTCACCTTAATGGGCCTGTCAATTTTGGTAGGCTTGAAATGAAACGAGTTTTTTTATATCTGTTtgcaaaaatcaatttaatttgtATTTGTACAAGCAGAgtaatttcactgacttcagtgtaaatATCGTTGAATAGAATAGAGTGGCGTTAATCCAGATTTATGTCAtaattgagatcagaatttggcccactgttatCAGTCTGATCACTTAAAACAATAACTATTATCTTCTTTTCCTAGAACAAAATATTTAAGGAAGTTGTACCTACCTGCAGGTTTTGAGTATAATCATCCACCACTGATTTTATAAAAGAATCTTCTTCTAGGTTCCTCAAAATGTCAATCCTCTGAAATGTATACTGAAATGATGCACCAAACtttcttatatttatttttgagaaATTCCTGAAATCAGACCCACTTTTGACAATCCAAGTTCCATTCACCTTTTTGATTCCATAATCATGGTCatggccccccagaaccagaTCTATTCCTTGGGTGTTCTGGGCAAGTCTGACGTCATTAATCCATTTCATGTGTGTCATAGCAATTATAAGTCCTGCTCCCTCTGCTTTAAGTTCTGCAGATATTTTATTACCTGCTTTGACATAATCTATGTAGTTTAGGTTTGGTTTGTTAATGGTAGGCAAGGTATCCAGCCAGTCTTCTTCTACTAATCCCATTAAACCAATTTTCGTATTATTCCATTTAACTACTTTTTTTACTGAGCCATGGCCTAGTGGTTTAGAGGTAAATCTGTCATATACATTGCTGAGGAACCATGGAAATTTCATTTGTTGTATATAATCTTCCAGAACATCAACACCAAAATCAAATTCATGGTttcctaaaaatacaaaagcccAGAAGCTAGCTTGTTAAGGTTAACAACAAAAGGTGGTCATATGAGATAATTTGAGTTTTTCTATGTCATTTAGAATAGCATTAGAGATATGAAAGCTTGTTTTCTTCAAACTAAAGGACCAAATTCCTCTCTTTTACAGCAGTGAAAACCGTTAGTCATTACATTTACTTCTGTAGTAATCCCAGTTTTATACTGTAGCAAAGGAAAACAATGCTTTGCCCAAAATATCCATTTTTATGCAGCTACTTCTTTTTATACATAGATTATCTAAATTTTAGCAAGCCCAATATTTATGGCTAGAAAAAAAAACATCTGTAATACCCAGGGCAAGATTCTTGGGAGAAAAATTAAGATACATCGCTCAGTTTATCATATCATGTCTTTGGTTGGCCTTTGAAATGTAACGGGGGAAAGAAAAAGGTGCTTTCTGGTACCATGCCAAAAGCTACCAGAGATTACAAAGGTGTGCGTAAATGATTAGGCCTATTTAAGAGCGACTTTTGGTACAGCCAGGATTAAACAGGTCAGTGGATCAAATCCTGGAGCTATTATTTGTAGCATTGTATCTGACTTTCAGGAACCCTATATCTACTGTGCATTATGCCAAATAATTCTGTATGCCAAACTGCTTGAGAGGACGGTCCAAACGTTAATGTACAAAAACCCACAGGCCTGGAACAAACTCTATTAACATGCAAAAGGGGACAATTTCATGCACAACTGTCTGTTAACATGAACAAATACAGGTTTTTATAAACATACACATCTCTGAAAATATGGTCCTTTATCTAGTGCTATGGTCTATATAGTGCTATACAAATGTATGCTGTATATTTAGAATAGGAAGACTAGGAAAACAAAAAGTTGGTGATACAGAAgtgtgggttggttttttttgtttgttttgggggggggggtttggactTTTGAGCTTTGCAAAGCAGTAATGAAAAagtagaaaggaaaataaaagactAGCTGACCTTGCTCGACCACTCAAATAAGTTTGCATCGGAAAAGACATTTGAAAAACCCAATATAATGAAGAATACGTAGCTACTTTATACATTTCTCTTCCTTGCTTTTTGCCCAGGAAGAAGCTCTGGCACTGGGCAGAATGGCACTTCCAGTGCTACTCTCGCCTTAGctatacatatacacagtggtgagctggagccggttcgtaCCGCTTCGCGcaaactggttgttaaattttgaagcggttttagaactggttgttaacCCACTTCCCTGCGAGGAGGGGGCGCTGTGGCTTTGATGGCCTCCGGCTGGGAAGTGTGTAATTCCTCCTCTGGCCGCCAGGGACGctgtgctgcgggagccatgtgggcCGCcacctggccctgttgctgctgctgctcccccaacccctggccctggggtcAATAAGCTTCaataaggggggcagggagcagctgggacccacacatgtgcacaccctagggtgatcagatagcaagtgtgaaaaattgggatgggggtaataggagcctatatgagaaaaagatcaaaaaattgggactgtccctataaaatcgggacatctggtctccctagcacacccccagggtgtggtggggacccacatgtgaaacggagctcatttctagttcaggccaatctttttaaaaaagaactttagttGGGGTTAACATACATTTGTATTTTCCTGGACACGTCAGGCTTCTTGGTTCTTAAATCAccgtccgggaggaattttttaaaaattcctcccgggaaaatacagACGTATTTTTAATTGTTAAGTATAACTCCCAATGACTCAATGCATTGCCACTTCTTATGGAGAAAGGTACAAAAAAAACATACTGTGggacatcccttaaatcagaactttttatagggaaccggttgttaaaattttggcagctcatcactgcatataCGTCTGATTATATATTTACCTAAGAGAACTCTAGACCCAGCTAGAGTTTGTGTTTGTTTGATTTGTTATGGTTCATAGGGACACGTTCTTCTACCTGAAAAGATCAGTTAGCTTAGCTGGTCTACTGGTGCTGACATTATTGGGCTGAGGTTATTCAGAGGAGTGGGCACTTGCTCCCAGGATCAAAAAGAAAGTTGGTTTCATGAGGAGATTATATTACTCTGTTTGCTAAGTGCTGTTCCTTTTCACAAACACATTAAACATGTTTTCTATCTTTCACACAGGCTGCCTATTGGTTTGCAGGTTGATTATAAGACAAAAACCAAAATCTTATAAAGCCCTAAATAGCCAGGGACTCTAAGAGGACTCCTCTCTCCTGTGACATATGTCGTCATACTCATGAATATCAGAGGCATCTGAATTAGAGCCTGATTGGTGTATATAAAGAAGAAGAggtggctgctggcagggcattcttTGTTATGAGCCCTTGCCTCTAGTATTTGCTTTCCCCTTTGGTCCCCTATTTATAAAGGCAAATCCTGCCACCTCCTGTATAGCTGCAGAGGGCATCCTGCAAAGGGAACCAGTGCAGTTATGCCGCACAAGAAAAGAGTGGGTTTTGGAGGGTTCTGCAGGGTGCACCCTCTCCCTTGTGCATTGTGAAGCCTTGCTCCACAGAAACTCCCTTGTGCAGTAACCTGCAGGGCAAGGCCAAAGGAGCTGCCATTATACAGATCCTGTGGTGCTTGCTCCAATGGAAGAAGAGACACGTGTCTGCAGAGCACTTTTCAGCTCTCAGGCTGAGGTATTCTCTGCTGAAAGGCTCCCCACCTTCCTGAGAGAGGGGACGATTACTCTCCCACACACTTCTGCTTGTCCATCGAGCCCCCGCCAGCTTTCAGACTAATTGCTGGGTTGAGGATTTGATCCATCATGCAGCAACATAAATGGTGTTTTACAAGACATAAGAACACTAGGGACACACAATCTAAGTCTTTTTGTCACTatagagcttacaatctaactgTGGGTGCGCCTGTAAAAGGTAGCTGTAAATAAACTAACATGGCACAGATATTATGAAATTCATCTGTAAATAACATTTACTTACCAAAGACTGCGAAGTGTACTCCCACTGCATTTAATATAGGAATCATATGTTTTCCTTTTGTTATTGAACTTAAGGCTGATGGATTTAAGCAGTCTCCACCAAATATTATAAGTGGATTCAGGGAACTGAATTTTTTTATAACTGCAGCAAATCTACAAGAAAAAACACAACTTTCAGCTTGCTTTATTAGATGGTTAGTGCTGTTGGACCATCTTTATAGCTTTCTTTTCTGGATGGAATTAATTCTGTTTTAGAGTTTGTCAACTGCTTCAAACTAGGAAAACATGCTTTGACACAAAAGAAAAGTGAGGGAGTGTTCACTCTATTCTTTGAGTTT
The DNA window shown above is from Mauremys mutica isolate MM-2020 ecotype Southern chromosome 6, ASM2049712v1, whole genome shotgun sequence and carries:
- the LOC123373232 gene encoding mannosylglucosyl-3-phosphoglycerate phosphatase-like, which gives rise to MIPILNAVGVHFAVFGNHEFDFGVDVLEDYIQQMKFPWFLSNVYDRFTSKPLGHGSVKKVVKWNNTKIGLMGLVEEDWLDTLPTINKPNLNYIDYVKAGNKISAELKAEGAGLIIAMTHMKWINDVRLAQNTQGIDLVLGGHDHDYGIKKVNGTWIVKSGSDFRNFSKINIRKFGASFQYTFQRIDILRNLEEDSFIKSVVDDYTQNLQPLLEEVLCPIDTELDGRVSTVRRSESNLGNLITNAMLEATHADVALLNSGTLCSNHIHPAGDFTMHDLLTILPIVDPLLVVRITGGQLLEALENGVYRYPALDGRFPQVAGMEFGFDPNAEPGHRIIRDSVKIQGQYLKKNKVYQLAIKEYLANGKDGYVMFQNCPRMYDTETAQILSTVVVNHFESIKIVHGIKKCISGH